A genomic region of Methylobacterium durans contains the following coding sequences:
- a CDS encoding HWE histidine kinase domain-containing protein, which yields MYRDISGPPAIDLRLLQAAVEASGEAILITSAELDEPGPRIEYVNPAFTRMTGYAAEEVVGRSPRFLQGPGTDRAVLDALRASLEAGDAAQGEALNYRKDGSTYVVEWLITPVREADGCISHWVSAQRDVTERRAGEDRQAMMVRELHHRVKNTLATVQAVMNATVRSSLSVAEFTRALSGRIASLARTHALITEDLAQAASFEGLLRAELGPYDERGRLTLEGPRVVLPSELAVPVGMTLHELTTNALRHGSLADPDGKLRVMWRIEDGPVERSLHWDWAEFDGPRSGTRRARASARAC from the coding sequence GTGTATCGAGACATCTCCGGCCCGCCGGCCATCGACCTCCGGCTCCTGCAGGCGGCAGTCGAGGCGTCCGGCGAGGCCATCCTGATCACCTCCGCCGAGCTCGATGAGCCGGGTCCGCGCATCGAGTACGTCAACCCCGCCTTCACTCGCATGACCGGCTACGCGGCCGAGGAGGTGGTGGGTCGGTCCCCCCGCTTCCTGCAGGGACCAGGTACGGATCGCGCCGTGCTCGATGCCTTGCGCGCTTCCCTCGAAGCGGGCGACGCGGCCCAGGGCGAGGCGCTCAACTACCGCAAGGACGGCTCCACCTACGTGGTCGAGTGGCTGATCACCCCAGTGCGCGAGGCGGACGGATGCATCAGCCACTGGGTCTCGGCGCAGCGCGACGTGACCGAGCGGCGTGCCGGCGAAGACCGCCAGGCTATGATGGTGCGCGAGCTGCACCATCGGGTGAAGAACACGCTCGCCACGGTGCAGGCGGTCATGAACGCCACCGTGCGCTCGTCCCTCTCAGTCGCGGAGTTCACTCGGGCCCTGTCCGGCCGCATCGCATCGCTGGCCCGCACGCACGCTCTGATTACCGAGGACCTCGCCCAGGCGGCTTCGTTCGAGGGGCTGCTGCGGGCCGAGCTCGGGCCCTACGACGAGCGCGGCCGCCTGACGCTGGAGGGGCCGCGAGTGGTGCTGCCGTCCGAGCTCGCGGTCCCGGTCGGCATGACCCTGCACGAGTTGACCACCAACGCCCTTCGGCACGGCTCGCTTGCCGATCCGGACGGCAAGCTGCGGGTTATGTGGCGGATCGAGGACGGGCCGGTTGAGCGCAGCCTGCACTGGGACTGGGCCGAGTTCGACGGCCCCCGGTCGGGCACCCGACGCGCGAGGGCTTCGGCTCGCGCCTGCTGA